The following are encoded together in the Glycine soja cultivar W05 chromosome 5, ASM419377v2, whole genome shotgun sequence genome:
- the LOC114411323 gene encoding E3 ISG15--protein ligase HERC5-like, which yields MLECDEHDAQMQNRDLQGANFCLGHGDQHDELQPHPIQKFRRKGIHIVRISARDEHAVAVDSNGFVYTWRKGYCGALGHGDEIDNITPELLTSLKNQLVVQVCVRKRKTFVLVNSGSMYGFGSMGFGSLGFLDRRVSDKVLKPRILDTLRAHHVSQISTGLYHTMVITSRGHIFGFGDNERAQLGHDTLTSCLEPTQIFIKHTYEDVENT from the exons GTGCTAATTTTTGTCTTGGCCATGGTGACCAACATGATGAGTTGCAGCCACATCCTATACAAAAATTCAGAAGGAAAGGTATTCATATTGTCCGTATATCTGCAAGGGATGAGCATGCAGTGGCAGTTGACTCAAATGGATTT GTATATACATGGCGCAAGGGATACTGTGGTGCTTTAGGCCATGGGGATGAGATTGACAACATAACTCCAGAGTTATTGACTAGTCTCAAGAATCAATTGGTTGTTCag GTCTGTGTAAGGAAGAGGAAAACATTTGTTCTAGTTAATTCTGGTTCAATGTATGGCTTTGGCTCAATGGGATTTGGCAGCCTCGGATTCCTGGATAGAAGGGTATCTGATAAAGTATTGAAACCTAGAATCTTGGATACCTTGAGAGCTCACCATGTTTCCCAAATTAGCACAGGCTTATACCACACTATGGTGATCACTAGCAGGGGACATATATTTGGCTTTGGAGACAATGAAAGAGCACAACTTGGTCATGACACATTAACAAGCTGCCTTGAGCCCACTCAAATTTTCATTAAACATACATATGAAGATGTAGAAAACACCTGA